One Oncorhynchus nerka isolate Pitt River unplaced genomic scaffold, Oner_Uvic_2.0 unplaced_scaffold_6137, whole genome shotgun sequence genomic window, TCCCAGCTAGCACAAAACATTACAACAACTCAATCTGGCCTAGACTGTAAAGTTCCCAGCTAACACAAAACATTCAACAACTCTATCTGGCCTGGATTGTAAAGTTCCCAGCTAACACAAAACATTCCAACAACTCGATCTGGCCTAGACTGTAAAGTTCCCAGCTTGCACAAAACATTCTAACAACTTGCATGCAAGGTTCCAAAAACAGACGTTCGCAGAACATCCAGGGAAATTAATGTGCTACCTGGGCAAAAGCTGCAGTCTACATACCTGTCTCCTCAGCTGTCTTCTCACACTGAGGGAGGATCTGGGTTCAGGCTGTCTGTCCATGCTGTGGGATGGGCTACTCATATGAGAGGTGTGTCTATTGTTATGAGGGGTGTGTCTATTGCTACTGTGTGCGGGGCTACTGACATAAGGGGTGTGTCTACTGTCCATGCTGTGGGAGGGGCTGTGGATATAAAGGGTGTGTCTACTGTCCATGCTGTGGGATGGGCTGTGGATATAAGGGGTGTGTCTATCCATATGAGGGGTGTGTCTTCTGTCCATGCTGTGGGAGGGGCTGTGGaaataaggggtgtgtctactGTCCATGCTGTGGGAGGGGCTGTGGAGATAAGGGGTGTGTCTACTGTCCATGCTGTGGGAGGGGCTGTGGATATAAGGGGTGTGTCTACTGTCCATGCTGTGGGAGGGGCTGTGGATATAAGAGGCCCGTCTATCGAGGTAACGGGAGGAGTCTCTGTCGATGCTCTGAGCAGTGCTGAGTCTGTAACTATGTGTGTCCATACTGTGGGATGGGCTATGTATATAAGAGGCCCGTCTGCTGTCAACGTGGCCAGGCCTCCTGGGGGTGTGTCTCGCCATGGAGAGGGAGTGTCTGTCTACGCTGTGGGAGGGGCTGAGCCTGACTGTGGGTCTGCAGCTGGAGCCCCTGGAGCTGAGGGATGCGTGGCTTCCAGACGGTAACGCCCCCGGGACCTGCAGTAGGGATCCTGCT contains:
- the LOC115119867 gene encoding voltage-dependent T-type calcium channel subunit alpha-1H; the protein is VGNLGLLFMLLFFIYAALGVELFGKLECSEENPCEGLSRHATFQNFGMAFLTLFRVSTGDNWNGIMKVVEEERCRGSLLTAGRPSLSRMMSLPSDSYMLRPLQPLRHTRYPPIGHDTYKGCGFSGSVYSMGSSGAGSLLQVPGALPSGSHASLSSRGSSCRPTVRLSPSHSVDRHSLSMARHTPRRPGHVDSRRASYIHSPSHSMDTHSYRLSTAQSIDRDSSRYLDRRASYIHSPSHSMDSRHTPYIHSPSHSMDSRHTPYLHSPSHSMDSRHTPYFHSPSHSMDRRHTPHMDRHTPYIHSPSHSMDSRHTLYIHSPSHSMDSRHTPYVSSPAHSSNRHTPHNNRHTSHMSSPSHSMDRQPEPRSSLSVRRQLRRQ